A genomic stretch from Cryomorphaceae bacterium includes:
- a CDS encoding Hpt domain-containing protein, with product MELSGGDTAFVRDLLITYIEDAQNNALRLKELNENKDLQGIRFVVHKLRSSAGSVG from the coding sequence ATGGAGCTTTCGGGCGGCGACACAGCCTTTGTGCGTGATTTGCTCATCACCTACATAGAGGATGCGCAGAATAATGCGCTCAGATTGAAAGAACTTAATGAAAACAAGGATCTGCAAGGCATCCGCTTTGTGGTGCATAAATTGCGCTCTTCAGCAGGTTCGGTAGGGG